CCTGGAGCATGATATACCGGTCAAGCTCAACATGGTGGTCATGGATGGGGTGAATACGGATGAACTGACGGATTTTGCGGCGCTGACACGCGATCATCCGCTGTCTGTCCGCTTTATTGAAGAGATGCCATTCAACGGGCAGGGGAAAGGTTTTTCCGGGATCAACTGGCACTATAAACGTATTCTCGATACCATTCGCGTGGCATATCCGCTGGAAAAGCTGACCGATGCACCCAACAGCACCTCGCTGAACTACAGCATACCCGGTCATGCCGGCAGCATCGGGGTGATCCCCGCTTACAGCAGAACGTTCTGCGGCAGCTGCAACCGCATCCGCGTTACGCCCACCGGCAATCTTAAAACATGTTTGTATGGAAAGGATGTGATGAATGTGCGGGACCTGATGCGGCAAAATGTAACGGACGAAGAACTGCTGCAGCACTTGCAGGCCGCGCTGTATCAGCGGTTTGCGGATGGTTTTGCCGCCGCGGCCGACAGGCAGGCGCCTGCGGAAAGCATGTCGGTAATAGGAGGATAGCGCATCACCCGGCTGTCATCAATGAATGGAAGACAACATCCTCACCCCCGCATACAGGATCAGGAAAGCCGTAGCCGCCTCTACCCATCGGGGTTTCAGCCAGCCTGCGCTCAGTCTCGCTCCCACCTGTCCACCTGCGATCACCGCCACCAGCAAAGGCAAAGTAAACTCCCATTGAAACACCATGGCACCTTTAGCGGCTTGTCCGGATAAACCCGCAATGGAATTGACAAGAATGAAGAAACTGCTCAATCCCGCGATGTTCTTGGGGCTTTCATACTGCCCGAGGCGCAACACCGGCGCGAGGTAAATACCGCCCCCGATCCCCGTCATCCCGGAGAGGAAACCGATACCCCCGCCGATCAGGGCATAGGAGCGGATGCGCTGCGCTTTCACCGTATAACTTTTCTGCGCGAACAAGCGGTAGCACATCAGTGCCGCGGCAACCGTCAGCGAAATGCCCAGCACCAGGAAAAAAGCGGATTGTTTCAGGGGAAGATAACTGCCGGCGAAGGCCAATGGCACGCTGACAAGACTGAGCAGCAGGGCCTTTTTCAGGGGCAGATGCCCGTTGCGGTAAAAATGATACACGCCGCCGGTCACCACCACAATATTGCAGAGCAGGGCGGTGGATTTCATCAGCTGAAAGCCGATGCCCCAGAGGGCCATCAGGGCCAGGTAGCTGGAGCCGCCGCCAAATCCGGCGGAAGAGTATATCAGGGCGATGGCAAAAAAGATCAGGCAGAGTTCGGGCACCATATCAGCTGATCTTTTTCAGTATTTCCGGCTGCGGCCGGGGATCTTTCTGTTTCAGCTGGCTGCGGATCTTCTCGCGGTGCATCACTCCCCAGTCCCGCAGCGACCGCACCACATCTCCCAGCGTATTGCTGTAATCCGTCAGTTCATATTCCACCATTACCGGTGTGCCGTTATGTACCTTGCGGATGAGAAAGCCGTTCAGCTCCAGTTCTTTCAGTTCGTGCGAAAGCACTTTGGCGGCAATGCCTTTGACCGTTTTTTGCAGTTCATTAAAGCGTTTGTTGCCGCTGCTGAGGGCCACGATGATCGGCAGCTTCCATTTGCCGTTCAGTACGTATAATGCATCCTGTACGGCGCTGAGCGCGGAACAGGCTTCCCATTCTGCTGAAATTGTCTGTAATTGTAACATTCCCGTATCTTTATATAAATAACCGCTTGTTAACTAACCTGGAAGTAAGTGCTTACCTTTAGGTAACTGCTAACCATACGTAAGCAAATGTACATAAGTTTGCATTCCTTTAATTAAACAAACAGCATATTATGAAAAAGATCACCTTTTTAGTGCTCATTCTGGCTGCATCCATCAGCACCTTTGCCCAGACCTGGAAGTCGGACAAAGCACACTCCCAATTGAAATTCGATATTACGCACCTGGGTCTTTCCACAGTATCCGGCGCATTTACTGATTTCGAAGCTTCCGTAACAGCCGCCAAACCGGATTTCAGCGATGCCAAATTTGAGCTGACCGCTCAGGCTGCGTCCATCAATACCGGAATTGGTCAACGGGATGACCATCTGAGAAGTGCCGATTTCTTTGACGTAGCCAATCATGCTACCCTTGCTTTCAAGAGCACTTCCGTGACGAAAGTGAGCGATGGCAAGTACAAGGTGAATGGCGATCTGACCCTGCATGGTGTGACCAAGCCCGTAACGCTGGACCTCTGGTACCGCGGTACTACGGAGAACCCCATGAGCAAGAAGCCCACTGCCGGTTTCCGTGCTACAGGCACCATCAAACGCAGTGATTTCGGTATCGGTACCAAATTCCCCGCTGCCATGCTGAGCGAGGAAGTAGCGATCATTGCCGATGGTGAATTCGGAAAAGAGTAGTCGTTTATAGTGATATTCCAGCTAACGGGGTTGTGCGCAGGCGCAGCCCCGTTTTTTTGTCCATTTCAAGGCCTACAAATAAGCCTTCATTTCATCTTCAATATCTTTCCGCAGGTCCATCAGCCGATGGGCGTATTTTTCCATATTGATCTCCTGTTCGGTAACCGGGTTCCATTTGGGCACCGGTACGGTTTGCCCCTGTTCATCTATCGCGGCGAACACCATGATGCAGTGGGTGGTTTTCACTTTTTCTGTCTGCCGGGGATTGCCGGCATGTACATGGATGGAAATATGCATGCTGGTATTGCCGGTGTAGATGATGGCCGCATCGATCTCCACCAGGTCGCCAATGGAAATGGGCTTGTAGAAGCGGATGCCACCGACATACACCGTCACGCAGTATTGTCCGCTCCAGTTGGCCGCGCAGGTAAACCCTGCCTGGTCGATCCATTTCATTACCGCGCCGCCATGTACCTTTCCGCCGAAGTTTACATCCGAAGGCTCCGCCAGGAAGCGCAGGGTAACCGTATGCCGGGGTGTGCTCATATCAGGAAGCTTTTTTTCTCTTGTGTTTGCGCCAATCCCAGGGCGCTACGGGATGGGCATCTTTCCATAATCCGCGTTTTTCTTTCCGGGCCTGCATTTCCGCTTCCGCCAGCAAAGGATTTTTGCTGAATTGCCGGTAATGCCAGGCATATCCTCCGCTCACAATGGCCGTATTCAGGGAAATGCCGTCCGGCAGAAAAACTTCCGCCACGATCCTGCCGTATTGATCCCTGCTTTGCTGCACCGCTTTCACCGTTTTCCCGAAACATAGCTCCGCGGTGAATTCCTTTGCCTTTGTGGCATGCGGCTGCCCCTTTTCCGGGGAATCGATGCCGAATAAACGGATGCGCAGCTTTTTGCCTTTTACCAGCATTTCGATCGTATCGCCGTCCTTTACCGCAGTCACCTTGCCGGCATAGGTCTGTGCCGCAACCGCAATGGGTATAACGAGGCAGCACAGGGCTGTCAATAGCATTCTCATGCTGCAAGTATATGGAATAAGTGTTGCTTTCCTTAAAATATTCACTATTTTTATCGTGTTATGCAAACGTTTGCAAGGATGACGTTTTAAATCAATTCAACATGACTTCCACATTACGAAAACTTTACGCCCTCGCTCTCTTTTCCCTGGTCGCGCCGATGATCGTCTCCGCCCAGAAGCCTTCCAAAAAAGCGATGAAGAAAATGATCGCGGAAAACATGCAATTCGCCGCATCGCAATACAAAGTGTTGCAGCAGAACACGCCGGCGGACCGGATGCCGCGCAGCTTCAATAACGGCAAATCCATCACGTCGGACACGGAATGGTGGTGCAGCGGTTTCTATCCCGGTTCGCTCTGGTACATTTATGAATACACCGGTGATGAGCAGATCAAGGCAGAAGCAGAGCGCCGCCTCGCCATCCTTGAAAAGGAAAAACGGTACACCGGCAATCACGATATCGGTTTCATGATCTTTTGCAGCTTCGGGAATGCATACCGCATTACGGGGAACAAGCAATACAAGGATGTGGTGGACACGGCGGCAGTGTACCAGATCACCCGCTACCGTCCGGCGATCCAATCCATCCAGTCATGGAACGGGAATAAAGACCGCAAATGCCCCGTGATCATCGACAATATGATGAACCTGGAGCAATTGCTGTGGGCGGCGGAGAACGGCGGCAGCCAGCAGTTCCGGGACATTGCGGTAACGCATGCCAACACAACGCTGAAGAACCATTATCGTCCCGATCACAGCACTTTCCATATTGTGGACTACGACCTGTCCACCGGGGAGGTCATTAAAAAGATCAACGGTCAGGGTGCGCATGATACCTCCGCCTGGAGCCGCGGACAGGCATGGGGACTGTACGGCTTCACCATGATGTACCGTTTTACAAAAGATCAAACCTACCTGCAGCATGCGAAGAATGTTGCGGATTTCCTGCTCAGCCATCCCAATATGCCGGCAGACCTGATCCCTTACTGGGATTACAATGCCCCGCAGATTCCCAATACTCCCCGTGATGCCTCCGCCGGCGCCATTATGGCTTCCGCTTTGCTGGAACTGGGGCAGTATGTGGACAAAAAAGACAAGGCCCGGTATGTGCATGCAGGCGCACTGATGCTGCGGTCCCTCGCTTCCCCCGCTTACCGCGCCAACCTTGGGGAGAACGGCGGTTTCCTGCTGAAGCACAGCGTAGGTTTTTTCCTGCAGAACTCTGAAGTGGACGTGCCGCTGACGTATGCGGATTACTATTTCCTGGAAGGGCTGCTGCGATATAAGAAGTGGTATCTCTGATCCGGTGAATGCGATGAAGAGCCAGGACTTATAAATTTTTCCATGATGAAAAGAAGAAATTTCCTGAAATGGTCATCCATGATGGGTGCCCTGGCGTCACTGCCGGGCGTTCCGCTTGCTGCGGGAACCATAACAACCCCTCCGCCGCCGGCGGGTGACCGGGCCTATTGGGTATCCCTGATGTACAGGATGGCATCGCCCATACTGAAAAATATGAGCAAAGGTGAGCTGAAGAAGAACTTCCCGGTGGAGTATTCCCCCAGCTGGGATAACCGCGATAATAATGTGGCTTACCTGGAGGCATTAGGCAGGCTCACGGCAGGCATAACGCCCTGGCTGGCTTTGCCTGATGATGCCACAAAAGAGGGCGCCATGCGGAAGGAATTGCGCGAACAGCTGCTGCAAAGCCTGCGGCATAGTGTAGATCCCGCCAGTCCGGATTACCTGCTCTGGCGCACCGGCGGGCAACCGCTGGTGGATGCGGCTTTTCTGGTGCATGGTTTCCTGCGTGCGCCGCAGGCGATCTGGGAGCCGCTGGACAGCCAGACGAAGGAGCGTTTTGTGACCGAGCTGAAATCCATGCGCCGCATGAAAACCTTCTCCAATAACTGGGTATTGTTCGTGGCCATGGTGGAAACATTTCTGTACAGCATCGGAGAAGATCACCTGATGGACCGTATTGATGACGCCATAGCCAAAACGGATTCCTGGTATAAAGGCGACGGCATGTACGGCGATGGCCCCGCATTCCATTACGACTATTATAACGGTTACGTGATCCAGCCCATGTACCTGGATGTGCTGAAGGTTTTGGCTGCAAAAGATACTGCCAAACAACAGCAATATGCTATCGCCCTGAAACGCATGCAGCGCTACGGCGCTATCCTGGAGCGGCAGATCTCCCCCGAGGGCACCTATCCCATTGTGGGGAGGTCCAGCACCTACAGGGCCGGCGCATTCCAGCCGCTGGCGCAACTGGCGCTGAACAGGGAGCTGCCTGCGGAGATCACGCCCGCGCAGGTGCGTTGTGCGTTAACGGCAGTGATGAAAAGGCAGTTCGAATTCAAAGGTACGTTCTCCCGCGAAGGCTTCCTGAGCCTGGGTGTTGTGGGGCATCAGCCGGAGGTGGCGGACAGCTATTCCAACAGCGGAAGCATGTACCTGGCCTCACTGGCTTTGCTGCCATTGGGACTGCCCGCTACCGATCCGTTCTGGTCCGCCCCGTATGCGGACTGGTCCATGAAGCGGGCCTGGAGCGGAGGGGATATTGTGCGGGACCATGCGATAAGGGAGTAGCGGCGGTTAAAAGGATGCCGCCACCCGCGCTGCGATCTTTTTCTGCGGTTTCAGTTCCGGTTTTTTAAGCGATTTCTTTTTCTTTCTGCCCCACCAGACGTAAAAGCCGGTAATGGGGAGGCTGGCGCAGATCAGACTGACGAAGAAGGCCAGTATTTTCCCGGGCAGGCCGGCGATGGCGCCCACATGGATGTCGTAGTTCATGCGGTACACTTTCTCCCCGGTGGAAGCCTGTTCAAACGTTCTGCCGTATAACCCGCCGCCTTTCATTTCCTGCAGGGTGCTCTGATCGAAATACCGGAACTGCCTGCGGTAGTAGGTGCCCGGATCAGGGTTGTAGATCACGGTGTAAGGGTCTTTGGGAAGATAAGCGAACTGGAACTGGATGGAGCCGGTGATCACGGGGTGTTCTTTGCGGATGGAAGCATACAGGCGGTCTTCCGGGGTGAGCTGGAGGGCCGGGCGCGTGAGCGTAGTATCGGATACCGGCTTTTCGAATTTGGGCAGGGTCTTTCCCCCGGTCAGCGCCCAGTAGTAGGATTTGGAGAACCACTGGAAGCCCCATACCAGTCCTGTCAGCCCCAATACCAGTGCCAGCGCCAAGGAATAGAAGCCCAGTACATTATGCAGGTCGTAATTGACGCGTTTTTTGCCCGCGCTCCATTTGATGGAAAAGCTTTTCTTGCGGTTGGCCTTGTTCCATTTTTTCGGCCACCACATGATGAGGCCGGTGATCAGCAGTATGACGAATATCAGTATGCCTGTGGCAACAACCGGCTGACCGATCTTGCGGGGCAGCCAGAGGTTGAAATGCCCTTCCAGGATGATGCGGAAGAAATCTCGCTTCAGTATTTTGGTTTTGAGCACATCGCCGTTGTAGGGATTGAGGTAGATGGTGGTATAGCCGTTCTCTTTATCCATGAAGGCGGCGATGGCGGAACGTTCCGCAGTGCGGTAGCTCACGCCGGTGATCCGGTTGGTGCCGGTATCCCCCTGCGGGCCGAAAGCTTCCTTTGCCGCAATGGCTTTCAGCTCCGAAGGCAGCAGGTAAGGTTTGGCTTCGGCTTTGACGTGCTGGTAGGGTTGTGTGAGGTCGGACAGCTCATGCTGGAAAGCGTAGATGCAGCCCGTAACACTGACGATCACTACGATGATGCCTGAGGTAAGCCCCAGCCAGAGGTGGAGCCAATCGTTGATGCTGCGGAATACGGATTTGCCACGTTTCTTTGTCGCCATGCTGCCGGTTCGTTGGATTTTGGGGCAAAAATCGGGTGCGGGCGGGAATTGTGTATGCGCAATCGGGAAATTGATTTGCGCGATCGGGAAACTTTTTGAGTATCAGGCAGTTTGGTCACGGGATTGTCTTGAAAATGCCGTGTTGGTATCCGTGGCGAGGGAGGCGTTATTTGTTGATGGCGATGATCTTGTATTCCCCTTTGATGACGCTGAACCAGATTTCCCCGTTTCCCAGCATGGCGCCCTGGTAGTTGCGGAATATCCTGTCCAGCCGCAGGGTATCCACCAGGGTCTTCATTTCCGCGTTGAATATTTCCGGGTAAGCTTTTCTGAAGGCCTCCGGTGTTTTCGATGTTTTCAGGGGGAAGCTGACGTGCGCGGTGATGCTGTCGATGTTATCATTTTTCACCCAGTCTTTAAAGCTGAGCAGGAAGAGCTTGAAATCCGCCGGATCGTCGAAGCCCGCGTTGTACCAGGAGGAGGGGATGGAGCCGTCTTCGAACAGGGTATCCTGTGCGTTGAGCTGGTCGTTGATATTGGGGTTTCCGGGGGGCGGGGCAACAGGGATCATTTGTTTTGCGGCATCTACGATATTGGAATCTTTTGAGTTGCTGGTTGTTGCGGTATTGCATGCGGATAAACAGATGATGGTGTATCCGGTGGCGAGGAGGAATAGCTTCATGCGGGAAGATTTTGTTTTATTTCAACGTTCTGATGGCTGTTTTGTTCAAATATTGGGCCTGGGGGGATGGTTTCGGGCAAAAAAACTGTGAAAAAGATTTGTATGTATGATTTATTTGTCCTTATCTTTGCAATCCCAAATCGGGAAGGATCGGTAGTTCAGTCGGTTAGAATGCCGCCCTGTCACGGCGGAGGTCGCGGGTTCGAGTCCCGTCCGGTCCGCAGAAGATCGAAAGAGAGACAGTAATTTTGATCTCTTTTAAACGAAAAAGCCTGTAAATGTTGAATTTGCAGGCTTTTTTAATTCGCCTCCCTGAAGTTTTCATATCAAATCACACCAACGAAACGCAAGTTGAAAAGGTACCAATTCGGGTACCTATTTTGGCGTCGTAAATTAGGTACCCTCGCTGCTGGAGGCTGTTTGGAAGGTTTGAAAAATTAAACCCTGTGAGTTATGAAAATCAACGACAAGCTATCATTGCTTTTCCTCCCGGAAAATCAAAATTGGACAAAAAAGGGCGCGCACTCGTTTTTTTAAAATTGTAGAATTGCCCCTATTTTTGAGTTGGTGGCAAGTGTAACGGACGACAGTAACAACATATAAAAACAATGCAAGACATACTATTTGATTTTATAGCAAAATACGTTTCTCTGACAGATGATGAGAAGAACGCAATACTTTCATTAGACATATTCCGCTCTGTTAAGAAAGGGACGATCTTACTCAAAAAAGGACAAAAATCGAAGGATAGCTACTTTGTGTTAAAAGGCTGTATTCGGACATATTATATTTTAGATAGTGAAGAAAAAACTACGGCTTTCTATACAGAAATGGAAGCTTTGACCCCTCCTTGTGTAATAAGCAAAACCCCGTCCGAATATTATATAAG
This genomic stretch from Chitinophaga sp. XS-30 harbors:
- the moaA gene encoding GTP 3',8-cyclase MoaA, whose amino-acid sequence is MLIDNHHRVINYVRLAVTDRCNLRCTYCMPEKMQFLEREALLSYEEILRFMRVLTGAGVSKVRITGGEPFLRKDLLYLLEELVKISGVSITTNGVLTAPYIPQLKALGIQQVNLSLDTLQAPKFFRITRRDQFSAVQQTLHRLLEHDIPVKLNMVVMDGVNTDELTDFAALTRDHPLSVRFIEEMPFNGQGKGFSGINWHYKRILDTIRVAYPLEKLTDAPNSTSLNYSIPGHAGSIGVIPAYSRTFCGSCNRIRVTPTGNLKTCLYGKDVMNVRDLMRQNVTDEELLQHLQAALYQRFADGFAAAADRQAPAESMSVIGG
- a CDS encoding sulfite exporter TauE/SafE family protein produces the protein MVPELCLIFFAIALIYSSAGFGGGSSYLALMALWGIGFQLMKSTALLCNIVVVTGGVYHFYRNGHLPLKKALLLSLVSVPLAFAGSYLPLKQSAFFLVLGISLTVAAALMCYRLFAQKSYTVKAQRIRSYALIGGGIGFLSGMTGIGGGIYLAPVLRLGQYESPKNIAGLSSFFILVNSIAGLSGQAAKGAMVFQWEFTLPLLVAVIAGGQVGARLSAGWLKPRWVEAATAFLILYAGVRMLSSIH
- a CDS encoding helix-turn-helix domain-containing protein, whose amino-acid sequence is MLQLQTISAEWEACSALSAVQDALYVLNGKWKLPIIVALSSGNKRFNELQKTVKGIAAKVLSHELKELELNGFLIRKVHNGTPVMVEYELTDYSNTLGDVVRSLRDWGVMHREKIRSQLKQKDPRPQPEILKKIS
- a CDS encoding YceI family protein; translated protein: MKKITFLVLILAASISTFAQTWKSDKAHSQLKFDITHLGLSTVSGAFTDFEASVTAAKPDFSDAKFELTAQAASINTGIGQRDDHLRSADFFDVANHATLAFKSTSVTKVSDGKYKVNGDLTLHGVTKPVTLDLWYRGTTENPMSKKPTAGFRATGTIKRSDFGIGTKFPAAMLSEEVAIIADGEFGKE
- a CDS encoding acyl-CoA thioesterase; the encoded protein is MSTPRHTVTLRFLAEPSDVNFGGKVHGGAVMKWIDQAGFTCAANWSGQYCVTVYVGGIRFYKPISIGDLVEIDAAIIYTGNTSMHISIHVHAGNPRQTEKVKTTHCIMVFAAIDEQGQTVPVPKWNPVTEQEINMEKYAHRLMDLRKDIEDEMKAYL
- a CDS encoding thermonuclease family protein, yielding MRMLLTALCCLVIPIAVAAQTYAGKVTAVKDGDTIEMLVKGKKLRIRLFGIDSPEKGQPHATKAKEFTAELCFGKTVKAVQQSRDQYGRIVAEVFLPDGISLNTAIVSGGYAWHYRQFSKNPLLAEAEMQARKEKRGLWKDAHPVAPWDWRKHKRKKAS
- a CDS encoding glycoside hydrolase family 88 protein, whose amino-acid sequence is MTSTLRKLYALALFSLVAPMIVSAQKPSKKAMKKMIAENMQFAASQYKVLQQNTPADRMPRSFNNGKSITSDTEWWCSGFYPGSLWYIYEYTGDEQIKAEAERRLAILEKEKRYTGNHDIGFMIFCSFGNAYRITGNKQYKDVVDTAAVYQITRYRPAIQSIQSWNGNKDRKCPVIIDNMMNLEQLLWAAENGGSQQFRDIAVTHANTTLKNHYRPDHSTFHIVDYDLSTGEVIKKINGQGAHDTSAWSRGQAWGLYGFTMMYRFTKDQTYLQHAKNVADFLLSHPNMPADLIPYWDYNAPQIPNTPRDASAGAIMASALLELGQYVDKKDKARYVHAGALMLRSLASPAYRANLGENGGFLLKHSVGFFLQNSEVDVPLTYADYYFLEGLLRYKKWYL
- a CDS encoding DUF2264 domain-containing protein; the protein is MMKRRNFLKWSSMMGALASLPGVPLAAGTITTPPPPAGDRAYWVSLMYRMASPILKNMSKGELKKNFPVEYSPSWDNRDNNVAYLEALGRLTAGITPWLALPDDATKEGAMRKELREQLLQSLRHSVDPASPDYLLWRTGGQPLVDAAFLVHGFLRAPQAIWEPLDSQTKERFVTELKSMRRMKTFSNNWVLFVAMVETFLYSIGEDHLMDRIDDAIAKTDSWYKGDGMYGDGPAFHYDYYNGYVIQPMYLDVLKVLAAKDTAKQQQYAIALKRMQRYGAILERQISPEGTYPIVGRSSTYRAGAFQPLAQLALNRELPAEITPAQVRCALTAVMKRQFEFKGTFSREGFLSLGVVGHQPEVADSYSNSGSMYLASLALLPLGLPATDPFWSAPYADWSMKRAWSGGDIVRDHAIRE
- a CDS encoding PepSY domain-containing protein; translated protein: MATKKRGKSVFRSINDWLHLWLGLTSGIIVVIVSVTGCIYAFQHELSDLTQPYQHVKAEAKPYLLPSELKAIAAKEAFGPQGDTGTNRITGVSYRTAERSAIAAFMDKENGYTTIYLNPYNGDVLKTKILKRDFFRIILEGHFNLWLPRKIGQPVVATGILIFVILLITGLIMWWPKKWNKANRKKSFSIKWSAGKKRVNYDLHNVLGFYSLALALVLGLTGLVWGFQWFSKSYYWALTGGKTLPKFEKPVSDTTLTRPALQLTPEDRLYASIRKEHPVITGSIQFQFAYLPKDPYTVIYNPDPGTYYRRQFRYFDQSTLQEMKGGGLYGRTFEQASTGEKVYRMNYDIHVGAIAGLPGKILAFFVSLICASLPITGFYVWWGRKKKKSLKKPELKPQKKIAARVAASF